The sequence AAGTTCATCGACAGAGGTCGATAGTCCTTGAGTATAACCCTGTTTTGCCAGCGCTAACATAGATTTAGCATCGGGAAACTTAATGTTATCGGCAAGCACTATCTCATCTGATAGCTGGAGTAGTTGAGGATAGGTCTCAAATCCGGTACCAGTAGCAAGGATAGCACCTTGAGTATCCGGCGCTAAGGTCACTGCATCCGGGGCTATCACCACCTCAGAGCTAACAGGCTCCGCAATACCTTTGTTAACCACAAACTGGCCCCAATAAACTTCCCCCATTCTAGCGTCAATAGCGGCAATGATCTGCTCGCCACCTTGATCGTCATATACGGCTTGAGCCATGGTCTGCAGGCTAGATAAACCAATAACAGGGATATCCTGTCCTAAGGCCAAGCCTTGGGTCATGCTGGTACAGATCCGGATCCCGGTGAAACTACCCGGTCCTCGGCCATAGGCAATAAGCTCCACATCGGCGATCTTGATATTAGCTTGAGATAAGACACTATCTATCATAGGCAATATACGCTGGCTGTGTTCACGTGGCACAATCGCTAATTCATGATATGTCTTGCCGTCGACCACAAGGGACGCCGAGCAAGACTCGGTGCAGGTGTCTAATGAGAGTATGGTGAGCTCATCGGAGGTTTTCTGTATATCTGTCATCTTCTACCACAAACAAAAAGGCTAAAGTCACGCCTCGACGAACCAAGAAGCTCAGCAAGACGGCGTAAAAATTAACATTATAACCTATGTGTTATTCACTTGTCGGCGGCTAAAACCTAAATTACACAGTTAAAAAATGATTGAGTGGCTATAAAACAAGCGAATGCGCTCAATAACCATTACTTTAAGAAATTGATTAACCAGCGGGTCACTAACTTATCGTCGACGGCCATTGTCAGTGAGTCTATGCCAGCTTCGATGCATTGCAAGGGGATACGTTTCCGCCTAGCCTGCATAAGGTCATACGAATAGGTTTTACTGAATTCCGGATGGCCCTGTATCCCAAGAAAATGCTCATTAATCTGTATCATATAAAAGGGACAAAACTCACTCGATGCTAAGATCTGCGAGCCCTCTGGTAATTGCATCACTTGCTCCTGATGACTCACCACCAGTGATATATTGTCTTTATCTTGCTCCATCCAATGCTGTTGTCGCTGAACCTTAGAGGTGTTGACACCGACTCCCCACCCTTTCGGTGACAGCTCCACCACCCCACCTAAGGCCTTAGCTATCATCTGATGACCGAAACATATCCCAATCAACTTTTTCTTAGACTGATGTAATGTTAGGACAAAATCCTCGAGATCTTTGATCCACTCATGAACATCATTTACCCCGAAACGACTACCGGTAGTGATATAACCATCACATTCATGGATGGACTTAGGGTATTCCCCTTCTATTACGCGATACACATTAAACTGAATATCTTCCTCTATCGCCTCAAACAACTGAGTAAACATCTGAGGATAATTGCCATGCCTCACCTGCAGCTCTTCAGTCACATCATCACACTGCAAAATTCCGATTATCATTTTATTCCCCCAGTAAGCGCATATCACACAACCGACTAAAATAACTTAATACAGCTGACCTTTGACCGCGTCACTGAATAAAATTGAATATTGCGCAGGCGTTAACTTTACTGGATTTCCTGCTGCTGCGGCATCCCGTGCGGCCATCTCACCCACCAGCACAACATCATCCAGATTAATGCCTATTTCACTCAAGCTATGAGGTATAGACAATGCTTGTCTAAACTCGAGTACCCAAGAGAGAAAACTCTCAAAACTAGGGTCATTTAACCCTAGATAACTGGCAAGTCTAGTAATACGAGTCTCAATCTCGGCTCTGTTTCTTAATAACACATAAGGCATCAAGATTGCGTTTAATAAACCATGGTGCTTGTTGTACAAGGCGCCGAGGGAGTGTGCAATCGCATGCATTCCACCCAGCCCGCGCTGAAAACTGGTGGCGCCCATGCTAGATGCGACCAGCATCTGAGTACGCGCCTGAATATCTTCACCATTGGCTACGGCTCTCGGTAAAAAGTCTTTGATTAACCTGATTGCCTCAATGGCAATGCCCTCCGCCATGGGGTGATAAAAAGGGGCACAATAAGCTTCCAGATTATGAGATAAGGCGTCTATCCCCGTGGCAGCGGTAATATGGGGCGGTAAACCTATTGTCAGCCTAGGGTCGAGCAAGACTTTGCCAGGCAACATATTGGGATGAAAGATAATGCGCTTCACATGACGTTCTCCGTCCGTGTCGGTGATCACCGAAGCCCGACCTACTTCTGAGCCAGTACCAGCAGTAGTGGGCACAGCCACTACGGGTAACATGGAATTCGCATCAATGTGGGTCCAGTTATCGCCTACATCTTCAGCCTGCCATAAGGTAATTGTTTGTTTAGCCATCAAGGCAATCGCTTTGGCCGCATCTAGGCTCGAACCGCCACCCAGTGCCACCACGCCGTCAAATCTGCCACTGTTGAGCACATCGATCCCACTGCGAATATTATCTCCCGTCGGATTAGCCTGAATATTGCAAAATATGTTGATATCTAGGCCTGCACCGACACAAACATCGAGGATTTCTTGCACCATGGGCAGCTTGGCTAGCCCGGGATCGGTCACCAGTAAGACATTGGTCATCTTAAGCTCGAGGCAACGTATGGCAATCTGCTTGATACAGCCCTCGCCCACTGTGATGTCTGTGGGGAAATTCCAATTAGCTTCTAATAACATAGATGACTTCCTTCAATGTTTATTGTATTAAACTCATATGCTCAACAGAGCTGAACTTGCCCTAGAAATCCCCACTAAGGGTGTTTGATATGAAATGACTTAGGTCGAGTCAACTGCTCGAATCCGAGCTGTGATAAGGTGCAACCTCGGCCCGATAGCTTGACACCAGTCCAGGCCAATGCAGGGTCTAAGTAATCACATCTATTCAAAAAGAAGGTGCCAGTCTCGACTTGCTCACCTAGCGCAATGCCCTTGGTAATGTCACGAGTAAAAATACTCGCCGTTAAGCCAAAGTCACTGTCATTCATCAAATTCAGTGCTTCATTGTCATCTGCGACACTCATGATCCCCACCACAGGGCCGAAAGACTCTTCTGTCATCACCCGCATCTGATGATCCACATTAGTTAAAATTTGCGGTGCCAAATAAGCCGTCCCAGTTCGACTCAATTCAAACAAAGATTCATCGATCTGAGCAACGGCGCCTTGGGCCAAGGCTTCCGCTATTTGGCCACGCACGAAATCGGCTGCCTCTCGTCTCACTAACGGCCCTAAGGTCACATCAGGATCATCGGCGCGCCCTAATGTGTACTGCTTCGTTAAAGCCACAGCCTTAGTGACAAACTCCTGATACACACTGTGGTGAACATAGATGCGCTCTATACCGCAGCAAGACTGACCTGAGTTAAAGAAAGCCCCATCAACTAGGGTCTCCACCGCATTATCAACATCAGCGTCTTGGCGCACATAGGCGGGATCTTTACCTCCGAGCTCGAGTCCCACGCCGATAAAACGCCCCTGAGCGGCCTTTTCTACCATTTCACCGCCAAATACTGAGCCGGTGAAGGCCACATAACTGATCCTGCTATCCTTGATAAGGTTTGCCGTCTGTTGGTGATCCATATGAAGATACTGAAATACGCCTTCGGGGAGCCCAGCTTGCTCAAACGCCTGAAACAAACGCTCGGCGCACGCTGGGGTCTGAGCCGAATGCTTTAAGATCACACAATTACCTGCCAGTAGCGCAGGAATGATGGCGTTGATGGCGGTGAGATAAGGGTAATTCCAAGGGGCAATCACCAACACAACACCTAATGCTTCGCGCTTGATATAACGGGTAAATCCCACCTTTTCTTCACATTCGATATCAGCCAGAGCCTGTTCACACACCTTAATCATGTACTCGCTGCGCTCTGCGACGCCGGCGAGCTCACCGGCGCCGTACCGAACCGGACGACCCATCATCCAGCTCAGCTCTTGGGCAATCTCCTTTCTATGGCTGACTAAAATATCGATAGCCGCCTGGCAGAACATTTTGCGTTTGGCCAGCGGGGTCGACTTCCATCCTATATCTTCGCCTTTAAACGCCTGACTTGCCCGTTCCACACAGGAAAAGACCTCTTCCTCATCAGCCAAGTGTCGAGTCAAATAGACACTTTCATCTATGGGTGAAATGGTCTGTTGAACCTTAATCTTACTGATTTCATCTGATAACTTTGCTTGCTGCGACATATTCATTGAGTACAGGACTCCCATTTAAAAGTACACAAAAATGCTTAACACCACTGACTTAACTCATTAGCCAATCAAGATTAAATGTCTGAGCGACTAGATGATCTCAAAATACCTCTCCATCTCCCAATCGCTAACATGCCTCCTGAATTCTCGTTCCTCCCACTCACGGCTAATGGCAAAGTGCTCGACAAACTGCTCCCCGAAACACTCTTTTGCCGCCTGTGATTGTTTAAATCGCTGCGCGGCATCCCATAGGGTACCGGGCAATGCGAGGGCGGCATCATGCTCCTGTTCATAGGCATTACCTTTGACTTGAGCTTGAGGTTCGAGTTGATGCTCTATGCCGTATAAGCCACTGGCCAGCGCGGCGGCTAAAGCAAGATATGGATTAGCGTCAGCGGCGCCCAATCGATATTCAATTCGCTGAGACTTAGCGCTGCCAGGGATCACTCTCAGTGCAGTGGTGCGATTTTCGACGCCCCAGGTGGCATCGGTCGGCGCCCAAAACCCGGGAACCATACGTGAATAACTGTTGATAGTTGGGGCTATCATGCACAGAAACTCCGGCATCAACTGCTGTTGTCCGGCGAGGAAGTTACGCTGCAGCTTGCTCATGTTGTGGGGCTGACTGGGATCGAAAAATGCCGACTGACCATTTTTATCCTGCAGTGAAAGATGAATATGACCGCTCTGCCCCGGATAATCACCTGACCATTTCGCCATAAAAGTGGCCATCAAGCCCCTTTTCTGTGCTAATACCTTCATAAAGGTCTTAAATAGCGCGCCTTTATCGGCTGCCGCCTCAACGCCATCAACAGCAATAGCGGCCTCAATAACCCCCGGCCCCGTCTCTGAATGTATACCTTCTATGGGAAAATCCATAGTTTCCCCCATCTCTAGAATCGCCTCATACAAGTCAGAATGCACCGAGTTACGGATCATCGAATAACCAAACCAATCCGGTGTCACGGTTTCTAAATTACGAAAGTTTTTCTCACGAATTGAATGAGGAGTCTCATTGAAGAGAAAAAACTCATATTCAAGCGCTCCGAACGCCTTAAGGCCCATTTTGTCAGCCTTTTCAATCACCCGTCTCAGTGCACCACGGGGACAAACAGCTTCTGCCTCCTCGGCAAACTCGGCGATAAACAGCAACATGCCTGGCTCATCGACCACATCACGACAGGTGTGGGGCAAGATCCTCACTGGCGCATCAGGATAGCCAGTGTGCCAGCCGGTGTATTTCGCATTATCATAAAGCTGATCTTTCATATCCCAGCCAAGCACCACATCACAAAACGCGAAGCCTTTCTCTAATGAAGCGAAGAACTTAGACTTGGACATATATTTGCCCCGCATCACACCATCATTATCAAACACACCAACTTTGACATGACTCAAGCTACGCGCTTCGACAATAGCCATAGCATCGGCAACATTCTTTACTTCTCTTGCTTGCATTCCCGTATTCATCGTCATGTTCCCTTTCATTAATGGCTCACTTACCGACACCAACATGTCCCTAAGCTAACGAGCCGATAAAACTGACTTACGCTTAATGACTACTCCCCTGCTGATAACTTAATATTAGTCATAAAAACAAGGGGCTGCTGTCACTACTCTTTGGACTTAATTCAGCTCAGATTCCGCAGATGCGATCATATCGAACTCTTCCTCGGGAGCCGAAGCCACCAGTCTGTGTCGGCTATAGAGCACAAAATAAGTCACCATGATTAAATAGAATAATGCCGACCAGGCTGCGGCTTGCAAACTGACAATAAAGGTCGAAGCCAAAGCGACTAAAGAAAGCACTAGAGCAATCCCTGAAGTAAAAATGCCACCGGGCGTTCTGTAAGGACGCTCGAGTTCAGGCTCTTTCTTACGCAGAATAATATGAGACAGGCTCATCATGGCATAGGAGATAGTGGCGCCAAATACCGCCATTGTGATCATCAAGTCCCCCTCTCCGGATAAGGACAGCAAGAAACCTAAGATACCTGGCACAATTAAGGCCCACACAGGCACTTTCCGCTGGCCAGATAATGATAAGAAACGGGGAATATAACCGGCGCGGGAGAGTGCAAATACCTGACGGGAATAGGCATAGATTATCGAGAAGAAGCTGGCGATCAGGCCAAACAAACCGACTAAATTGACAAATTTAGCCGCAACAGAATCTGCGCCATAAACAGACTGCAGTGCCCCCACCAAAGGTGCCCCATGTGCCTTCATGGCATCGGCACCTGCCCCGCCGGGCACCAGTAGCAGCACCACGGCAGCAAATACGATTAAGACCAGCATGGAAGCTATGATACCTCTTGGCATGTCTTTCGATGGATTAGTGGCCTCCTCCGCTGCTAATGGCACGCCTTCCACCGCGAGGAACAACCACATAGCAAATGGCAGAGCCGCCCAAATCCCCATATAGCCTTCAGGCAGAAAACGACTCGAGCCAGCAACATCTGGATTAGCCGCAATATCGAACAAGTTATCCACGGAGAAATGCGGGATCATACCGAAAGCAAAGACGCCAATGGCGATAACCGCCAACAAGGTTATCCCCATCATGATCCGTAATGCTTGCGTCGCTCCCCACAGGTGCAGCCCAACAAAAGTCAGATAGAAGGCACCATAGACTATGGGGCCATCGATACCTATGAGTTCATTGACATAACTGCCGATAAACACAGCAATAGCAGCCGGGGCAATGGCGTATTCGAGTAAGATTGCGGTACCAGTTAAGAAACCTCCCCAGGGACCCATGGCTCGGCGAGCAAAACTGTATCCACCTCCCGCCGTGGGTAGAGAAGAGGACATCTCAGCCAGACTCAATACCAGACAGATGTACATCAAGCCCATCACCAAAGTCGCGATAAACATGCCACCAAAACCACCTAGGGCTAAGCCAAAATTCCAACCGGCAAAATCACCTGAAATCACATAGGAGACCCCTAAACTGGCAAGCAGTATCCAGCCAGCTACACCTTGTTTTAACTGTCTCTTACTCATGTATTCATCGGAAACGGCTTGATACTCGATGCTGCTACTCTTTGTACTAGTTACAGCCTGTTGCTTTGATTCTTGTGACATGACACTTCCCTTTATCTTGGTTTGCGAAACGGCCCGATAAATGCGTTAAAAACTCATGGTAAAATAGCGCTTCATCGAACCTAATGGCCTCCTGCCAAATGAACAACAACAATCATTTGTGCTAACACTCTAGTATTAAAATTTTTAATACTAGAGTGTTTATCCCACTAAAATTTTATCTATTGCACTCTACAATATCAGTAACTTTACTCGCCTACAGTGATCGCCGACATTAGCCAGGGCAGATCTTTTTCAAATTCCGGCAAGAAGCTCTGCCTCATAATCTCACAACTGTCTTTAGCCATTTGTTGGGGAAGATCGCCTAATTCATGTCGACGACACACTAAGGTTAATTGGCGATGCAAAGGGGATGTTATCGGCAGAGGCAGGCATTTTAATCGCTCAAGTCCTATCCCACTCTGATACAGACACAGAGGGGTGGTGATGGTCCAACCTATGCCCGCTGCCACCATAGACAGAACCGCAAAGGTATTATCCAACTGTATACGCATACTTGGCTCTATGGCGAGACGCTTCAGGTAATGTTCGATACAGATCCCAATAAGGGAATCTTGGGTATAGCGAACAAAATCAAGTTCTTTCTCAAGCTGCTTTACTTCCTTTAACGAAAGGTGTTCACCCGCACATAGGTGAAAATGTGCAGGCACCACCAGCACAAATGGCTCTGAAAGAATGGGATATCGGCAAATATCATCATTATCTTCGAGGGCATCATCTGAGATAATGATATCGAGTTGCCGGGACATCAAGGCATCGGCATGCATGTTTGAGCGACCCGTCGTTAATGTCCAGTTCTCAGTACGTCGCTTCACCACCTCTATTAAAGGTTTCCCCAGAGCGGTTGCCAAAGAGTCCACCAAGGCGATGCGCACCAGATGTAACTGCTCGAAGCAGCCTTGGGCTATGACTCTTTGAGTCCGCTCAGCTTGAGATAAGAGGTGAGAGGATTGATCGAAAAAATATCTGCCAGCAATAGTCAGGCCTATTGGACGTACATTGCGATCCAGCAGCTTCACATTCACACCCTTCTCGAGCACCGACAAGGTCTGTGATACTGAAGATTGAGTCAAGCCCAGACGCTTCGCCGTCTCTGTCATGTTGCCGGTTTGCGCCGTCATGACGAACACCTGCAAGGCTTTTAAATCGAAGTCAAATGTTCGCACTCATACCTGATGATCTGCTGGGATTAATAAAAAACATGCCATGAAACTCATCTATTTAGTAGCTTTATTACTCAAAAATTGTAAATTAATATCCTTATATCTAGACTTGCTGAAATTATCCTTAAGATCAATTCAGTATAAACAACCAATAAAAAACAAAACTACAGAATTAATGACCATGACTTACGATCTGATATACGACAACATACCCAAGTAGTGGATCAGTATTTATTAAATTAGCATTTTGAACAAAAGACCATTCTGTAAAAATACCAAACTATCGATAGCAAAGTTAACAGTGCAGTAATTAAGGAACGCGTAATGAAGTCATCATGTCCAAAAATTGTCATTGTGGGTGGTGGAGCCGGGGGATTAGAGCTTGCGACTCAGTTGGGTCACAAGCTCGGGAAAAAGAATACCGCGCAGATAGTGCTTGTCGATAAAAACCGAACTCATATCTGGAAGCCTCTGCTTCATGAAGTCGCCACAGGATCCCTCGATTCAGATCTCGATGGCGTGGTTTACTCTGCCCATGCGGCGAAACATGGCTATCAGTTCCAACTCGGGACTTTTTGCGATCTCGACGCCGATAAGCAGTTTATTAAAGTCGCCCCAATCACAGATGATACTGGTAAGGTGCTGTTACCCGAGCGCCAAATCCAATATGACAAATTAGTCATCGCCGTTGGTAGCGTCAGTAATGACTTCAATACTCCCGGCGTGAGAGAGCATTGCTTCTTCCTCGACTCTCATCAGCAGGCCAATCGGTTTCACCACGCCCTACTAGACAGCTTCACTCGAGTACATCAATCTGAGTCTATCAATGAGCTTAATATCGCCATCGTCGGAGGTGGAGCAACTGGAGTGGAGCTTTCGGCCGAGCTATACCATGTAACCGATCTACTGAAAATCTATGGTCTGAGTAAGATGACCAAAGAGAAACTCAATATTCATTTGATTGAAGCCGGGCCCCGCATCCTTCCCGCACTCCCCGAACGCATAGCCACTTCGGCAAGGCGCGAGTTGAGCAAGCTTGGGGTTAATGTGATGGAAAACACCCGTATAAGTGAAGCAACATCTTCAGGTTTCGTCACTGCCGAGGGTGAATTGATCGAAGCCAACTTGATGCTGTGGGCTGCCGGGGTCAAGGCCCCTGATTTTATTAAAGATATCGAACTATTTGAATTAAACCGAGCTAATCAGATCATGGTAAAGGCAAACTTACTTAGTACCACCAATGATGATATCTATGTAATTGGTGATTGCTGTGCTTGCCAACAGGCCGATGGCAGTTTTGTGCCACCCAGAGCACAATCGGCTCACCAGATGGCTCAATGTGTCGAGAAAAATATTCTCCATGAACTTAAGGACGAGACACTAGAATCATATGTCTATGTAGATCATGGCTCCCTAGTTAACCTGTCCCGTTTTAGCACAGTCGGTAGCCTGATGGGGAATCTAACCAAGAACAGTATGTTTATCGAAGGTAAAATTGCCCGCCTAGTGTATATCTCTCTTTACCGTATGCATCAAAAAGCCATACATGGGACGTTTAAAACCTTCGCGCTCTGGTTAGCCGAGAAGTTGATGCGAGTCGTCAGGCCGCGAATGAAGCTGCACTAAGTAATTCGTTATAAATAGTACATGCCCTCAGTGACAATATGGGGGCATTAAACAATAAAGTAAAATGCTTCAGTGACCGAACAGGTCACTATCTCTCTCAATGGGGAAGGTGATCTTAAACTCAGTGCCTACACCTAGCTTACTGGTACAATGCACATCGCCTTTTAACACTTGAGTGATCAGATTAAACACGATATATAAACCCAGCCCGCTGCCCCCAGAACCTCGTCTAGTGGTGTAGAAAGGTTCGAACACCATAGACACGGTTTCCGCAGACATGCCTTTACCGTCATCTTTAAAATTAACAACTACCCTGTCCTCAGTCCGTCCAATATGAATGAAGATCTGTCCATCGGTGTCATGTTCAAACGCATGAGTGATGGAATTTAACAGTAAATTTTTGAGCACGAGTTTCAAGGTTTCTGCGTAGGTCGTCACCCGCAGCTCTTTATCGCCTTCAATACTCACTTGGTGATGGGTTAAATCTAACTCAGGTAATATTTCAGTAATACCGTCATCGACATGAGACATCAGATTAAATGTTGTCAGCTCTTCTGATGACACATCCACAGCCACCAGTTTAAAATCTTTTATTAGCTTAGATGCACGATTGAGGTTTGATAAAATCATCTCAGATGACTGAGTGGCTGAATCTAAAAAGCTTGAAACATCCTCCTGTTCGAGCCGACCATCAATAAATTCTTGGTTAAGTTTACCCGTTTCCCCTTGCATAAAAGATGCGGCGGTAACACAAATCCCGATGGGGGTATTGAGTTCATGGGCAACCCCTGAAACTAAACGGCCTAATGACGCCATTTTTTCAGCTTTGATTAATTTGTCCTGAGCCGATATCAAATGCTCCATGGACTCCTGTAGCTCCTTGGTTCTGTCTTTAACTAATACTTCTAGGTTTTCCTTATGTACCCTCAGTTCCTCCTCGGCCTTCTTCTTAGTTTCATAGGCATTATCCAGTCTAAGCCGTTCTTTATAGAGTTCAAGAAACACCCCGACTTTACTCTTCAGAATCTCATCGTTAATGGGCTTCACTAGGTAGTCTACCGCCCCGCTAATATACCCCTTGAACTCGAAGGCCTCATCACGGGCAAAGGCCGTAATGAAGATAACGGGTATATGACAAGTCTTCGGATGCTCTAAGATAAGCGATGCCGCTTCGAAGCCATCCATACCAGGCATCTGAACATCCATCAAGATAAGAAAAAAATCATGTTTGTGGGCGACTGCCAATGCCTGATGACCAGACATAGCTTTCATAAACTCTAAGTTTAATGGGGCTAAAATGCGCTCATAGACTCGTAAGTTATTGGGTTCATCATCGACAATCAGGATTTGAGGGCGGGGATCATTCATGTAATGTCCCCTTAGCCACGCTTATTTCGGGCACATAATCACACTCAGCCAGATAATGCCCCAATGTATCTATGGGGATAATTTTATCGGCAACAACCTTGTCTATGGCGGCTTTTGGCATCACATCGGCCTCGGCAGTCAAAGGATCTTGGACTATGATGAATCCTCCATAATCTTTGATCATTTTCAACCCCAGACTTCCATCAGAATTAGCTCCTGTAAGTATAAGCCCAATCAGGTGATTCTTGTAGCTGGCCGCTGCCGATTGAAAAAGTACGTCAATGGAAGGGATGGAATAATTCACCGGCGGATCGATACTCAGACTCAAAGTTTTATCCCGCTCCACCAGCAAATGATAACCGGCAGGCGCAATGTACGCATGAGCAGGCCGTATCATCTCACCTGGCTCAGCCTCTTTGACCCTAACTGCCGATCTTTCATTTAAATAATCGACCAAAAAACTATCCGCCTCTCTGCATCTGTGCTGAACAATCAAAATAGCTAAAGGATAATCATAGGGGAGCAACGGTAAGATTGAGGTCAATGCATGCAGTCCCCCAGCGGAGGCCCCTATAACCAAAGCTTCATACATGAATAAGCCGCCTGAATATCCGCTCCTTGGCAGCAAACTCTTCAAATGAGGATTTTACCTGACTAAATTCCAGAGTCTCCTTATCTCCGAGTAAGAGAAACCCTCTGGGGATCAAGCTCTCTTTAAACAGGCCCAACACCCTGTCTTGTAACTTGGGATTAAAATAGATGAGCACGTTACGACACACGATCAAGTGCATCTCGGCAAAGGACTGATCTTTCATCAAATTATGATTGGCAAAAGTAATGTGTTCTTTAAGTGATTCGGCCATCTTAGCCGACTTGAATTTAGCCAAATAATAATCGGCAAATGAGGCCTTTCCACCGGATGCTAGGTAATTTTGAGTAAAGAGTTTTACCTTTTCTGCGGGATATATTCCTTTCTCGGCAATCTCCAGAGAATGATTATTGTAATCTGTGGCATAAATCCGCGTACGCGCCAGCAGGCCCTCCTCCTTGAGCATAATCGCCATTGAGTAGACCTCTTCCCCGGTAGCACATCCTGCATGCCAGATATTGACTCGCGCATAAGTCTTAAGCTGGGTAAAAACCTCCTGTCGTACCTTCCTAAACACCTGAGGTTCACGAAACATTTCAGTCACTGTCACCGACATGTCACGTAAAAATAGATCGAAGAAGTCCGGCTCATGTAGAATTTTAGGTAGCATCTCAGACACAAAGCCGAGATCCGAAAGCGATACCCGATTTAAAATCCTTCTTTCCAGAGAAGCTCTGGAATAATCACGAAAGTCATAACCATAACGAAAATTTATCGCCTCAAGCAGTTGATTGACTTCAAACTCAATCATATCTTCGGGTTTCATAATCAAGATAGCATCCCCAAAACCTAGTTCCTAAACAACCAAATCCGCATTATTGAGAGTAATTTATCGAAATCGATTGGCTTGGTCAGATATTCCGACGCGCCAGCTTGTAATGATTTCTCCCTATCCTCGGGCATGGCCTTAGCGGTTAACGCTATGATAGGAATATGTTTATAATGGCTCAGCGCTCTTATTTTCTGCGTCGCTTCATAGCCATCCATCTCCGGCATCATGGTATCCATCAGCACCAATTCGAAATTCTTATCTTGCTCCAACAGCTCTACCGCTTCCTTACCGTTATGAGCCATCTCGACATCGAAGCCTATCTCAATCAATTTTTTCGACAGGGCATAAGTGTTTCTCATATCATCATCGGCCAATAAGACCTTACGGCCCTTAAGCATGGAATCTTCATCGTGGAGTAGATGTATGGTCTTTTGGCTACTGACACAAAATCGAGACTCGATATCATGTAAAAACAGCGAGATATCGTCGAGTAATCGCTCGGCAGAGCCCACCCCTTTGATGACTATGGTGGATGAATATTTATTCAATTCATCTTGCTCCTCATCGGTGATCTCTTTACCCGTATAGATGATCACTGGCGGCACTCGT is a genomic window of Shewanella psychrophila containing:
- a CDS encoding glutamine amidotransferase-related protein, with amino-acid sequence MIIGILQCDDVTEELQVRHGNYPQMFTQLFEAIEEDIQFNVYRVIEGEYPKSIHECDGYITTGSRFGVNDVHEWIKDLEDFVLTLHQSKKKLIGICFGHQMIAKALGGVVELSPKGWGVGVNTSKVQRQQHWMEQDKDNISLVVSHQEQVMQLPEGSQILASSEFCPFYMIQINEHFLGIQGHPEFSKTYSYDLMQARRKRIPLQCIEAGIDSLTMAVDDKLVTRWLINFLK
- the tsaB gene encoding tRNA (adenosine(37)-N6)-threonylcarbamoyltransferase complex dimerization subunit type 1 TsaB — its product is MTDIQKTSDELTILSLDTCTESCSASLVVDGKTYHELAIVPREHSQRILPMIDSVLSQANIKIADVELIAYGRGPGSFTGIRICTSMTQGLALGQDIPVIGLSSLQTMAQAVYDDQGGEQIIAAIDARMGEVYWGQFVVNKGIAEPVSSEVVIAPDAVTLAPDTQGAILATGTGFETYPQLLQLSDEIVLADNIKFPDAKSMLALAKQGYTQGLSTSVDELAPVYVRDTVTWKKLPGRE
- a CDS encoding glutamine synthetase family protein → MQAREVKNVADAMAIVEARSLSHVKVGVFDNDGVMRGKYMSKSKFFASLEKGFAFCDVVLGWDMKDQLYDNAKYTGWHTGYPDAPVRILPHTCRDVVDEPGMLLFIAEFAEEAEAVCPRGALRRVIEKADKMGLKAFGALEYEFFLFNETPHSIREKNFRNLETVTPDWFGYSMIRNSVHSDLYEAILEMGETMDFPIEGIHSETGPGVIEAAIAVDGVEAAADKGALFKTFMKVLAQKRGLMATFMAKWSGDYPGQSGHIHLSLQDKNGQSAFFDPSQPHNMSKLQRNFLAGQQQLMPEFLCMIAPTINSYSRMVPGFWAPTDATWGVENRTTALRVIPGSAKSQRIEYRLGAADANPYLALAAALASGLYGIEHQLEPQAQVKGNAYEQEHDAALALPGTLWDAAQRFKQSQAAKECFGEQFVEHFAISREWEEREFRRHVSDWEMERYFEII
- a CDS encoding aldehyde dehydrogenase family protein produces the protein MNMSQQAKLSDEISKIKVQQTISPIDESVYLTRHLADEEEVFSCVERASQAFKGEDIGWKSTPLAKRKMFCQAAIDILVSHRKEIAQELSWMMGRPVRYGAGELAGVAERSEYMIKVCEQALADIECEEKVGFTRYIKREALGVVLVIAPWNYPYLTAINAIIPALLAGNCVILKHSAQTPACAERLFQAFEQAGLPEGVFQYLHMDHQQTANLIKDSRISYVAFTGSVFGGEMVEKAAQGRFIGVGLELGGKDPAYVRQDADVDNAVETLVDGAFFNSGQSCCGIERIYVHHSVYQEFVTKAVALTKQYTLGRADDPDVTLGPLVRREAADFVRGQIAEALAQGAVAQIDESLFELSRTGTAYLAPQILTNVDHQMRVMTEESFGPVVGIMSVADDNEALNLMNDSDFGLTASIFTRDITKGIALGEQVETGTFFLNRCDYLDPALAWTGVKLSGRGCTLSQLGFEQLTRPKSFHIKHP
- a CDS encoding iron-containing alcohol dehydrogenase, giving the protein MLLEANWNFPTDITVGEGCIKQIAIRCLELKMTNVLLVTDPGLAKLPMVQEILDVCVGAGLDINIFCNIQANPTGDNIRSGIDVLNSGRFDGVVALGGGSSLDAAKAIALMAKQTITLWQAEDVGDNWTHIDANSMLPVVAVPTTAGTGSEVGRASVITDTDGERHVKRIIFHPNMLPGKVLLDPRLTIGLPPHITAATGIDALSHNLEAYCAPFYHPMAEGIAIEAIRLIKDFLPRAVANGEDIQARTQMLVASSMGATSFQRGLGGMHAIAHSLGALYNKHHGLLNAILMPYVLLRNRAEIETRITRLASYLGLNDPSFESFLSWVLEFRQALSIPHSLSEIGINLDDVVLVGEMAARDAAAAGNPVKLTPAQYSILFSDAVKGQLY